A portion of the Rhodococcus pseudokoreensis genome contains these proteins:
- a CDS encoding helix-turn-helix domain-containing protein, which translates to MADFAARLNKLFDTVHPPGRKPHTNAEVAAALIEDGHQISKPYISQLRSGQRTNPSDETVAAFARFFKVKPDYFFNDIYAAKIDHDLELLSQLQGYGLRKLSSRAFDLSEESQNLLTTMAEKLRASEGLPEVPPDASR; encoded by the coding sequence ATGGCAGATTTTGCTGCGCGGTTGAACAAGCTTTTCGACACGGTCCACCCTCCGGGACGTAAACCGCATACCAACGCCGAGGTCGCGGCGGCGCTGATCGAGGACGGGCATCAGATCTCGAAGCCCTACATCTCCCAGCTCCGATCGGGACAACGCACCAATCCCTCCGACGAGACGGTCGCGGCATTCGCCCGCTTCTTCAAGGTGAAGCCCGACTACTTCTTCAACGACATCTACGCCGCGAAGATCGACCACGATCTCGAGCTTCTCTCGCAACTCCAGGGATACGGACTCCGCAAGCTCTCCAGCCGCGCGTTCGACCTCTCCGAAGAATCGCAGAATCTGCTCACGACGATGGCCGAGAAACTCCGCGCCAGCGAGGGGTTGCCGGAGGTTCCGCCGGACGCGTCCCGCTGA
- a CDS encoding wax ester/triacylglycerol synthase domain-containing protein, with translation MADGEPLIPPSAVDVDFSDVAWGADRTMSDFETGMWRMEEVQPKLRSPIVAVDVLDKPPDWERLVRAHEWASHMVPRIRMRVVEPTLRLGNPMWSVDPEFDLDYHLSRVRLPEPATFDHALRMCRHMATEPFDRARPPWSAMLIEGLDDGRAVYVVKTHHSITDGLGGIQLMTLLHSRRPEPTPDKPDRPAPLPEQMSGGGALFEQALDNVRSAPGRLGGLIRGAVRTAMTVVGDPVGSVTEVAGYANSIRRVVTPPPTTGSDLLRDRGLGRWFGVLEVSVDELRSAAHVAGGSLNDAYVAALLGGFRRYHESFGHDLETIPVGMPVSMRSASDPTGGNRFAAARFAGPVGERDPIARIKKVRTIILGLRQEPALGLLDSAAPILVRIPTVVLANWYLSQSTGLDLQASNVAGVPVPVYLAGARIERMFPFGPAPGCAVMATLVSHVGTCCIGVNLDTAAVTEPARFMSCLQESLDEIVELGRG, from the coding sequence ATGGCCGACGGCGAACCTCTGATACCACCGAGTGCCGTCGACGTGGATTTCTCCGACGTCGCCTGGGGAGCGGACCGCACGATGTCCGACTTCGAGACCGGGATGTGGCGGATGGAGGAGGTGCAGCCGAAGCTGCGCTCACCGATCGTCGCGGTCGACGTCCTCGACAAGCCGCCGGACTGGGAGCGGCTCGTGCGCGCCCACGAATGGGCGTCGCACATGGTGCCGCGCATCCGGATGCGGGTGGTGGAGCCGACGCTGCGGCTGGGCAACCCGATGTGGTCGGTCGACCCCGAGTTCGATCTCGACTATCACCTGTCGCGGGTGCGGCTGCCGGAGCCCGCGACGTTCGACCACGCGCTGCGGATGTGCAGGCACATGGCAACGGAGCCGTTCGACCGCGCCCGGCCGCCGTGGAGCGCGATGCTCATCGAGGGGCTCGACGACGGCCGCGCCGTCTACGTCGTGAAGACGCACCACAGCATCACAGACGGTCTCGGCGGCATCCAGTTGATGACGCTGCTGCACAGCAGGCGCCCCGAACCGACACCGGACAAACCGGATCGGCCTGCGCCGTTGCCGGAGCAGATGTCGGGTGGCGGCGCCCTGTTCGAGCAGGCGCTCGACAACGTGCGCAGCGCCCCCGGCCGTCTCGGCGGCCTGATCCGCGGCGCGGTGCGGACGGCGATGACCGTCGTCGGCGACCCGGTGGGCAGTGTCACGGAGGTCGCCGGTTACGCGAACTCGATCCGCAGGGTGGTGACCCCTCCCCCGACCACGGGTTCGGACCTACTGCGCGACCGGGGGCTCGGACGCTGGTTCGGGGTGCTCGAGGTGAGTGTCGACGAACTGCGTTCCGCCGCCCACGTCGCGGGCGGGTCGTTGAACGACGCGTACGTGGCGGCGCTGCTGGGCGGGTTCCGCCGCTATCACGAATCGTTCGGCCACGACCTGGAGACGATTCCGGTGGGGATGCCGGTGAGCATGCGTTCGGCGTCGGATCCGACCGGCGGCAACCGGTTCGCGGCGGCCCGATTCGCCGGACCGGTCGGTGAGCGCGACCCGATCGCGCGGATCAAGAAGGTACGCACAATCATTCTCGGGTTGCGCCAGGAACCGGCACTCGGCCTGCTCGACTCCGCCGCCCCGATCCTGGTCCGGATCCCGACGGTGGTGCTGGCCAACTGGTATCTCTCGCAGTCGACGGGCCTCGACCTGCAGGCCAGCAACGTCGCGGGCGTGCCCGTGCCCGTGTATCTGGCGGGTGCCCGGATCGAGCGGATGTTTCCGTTCGGCCCCGCCCCCGGCTGCGCGGTCATGGCAACTCTGGTCTCCCACGTCGGCACGTGTTGCATCGGTGTCAATCTCGACACCGCCGCCGTGACCGAACCGGCGCGGTTCATGTCGTGCCTGCAGGAGAGTCTCGACGAGATCGTCGAACTCGGCCGCGGGTGA
- a CDS encoding DUF2505 domain-containing protein produces the protein MAKSFDYSEQIAYPIDRVHGTVTDRAFWQHRFEEAPEKLTLDDSRGPGTLTATMRDTIGASSLPGLVRKVVSGELKVERADEWGALDGDRADGRISGSSTGIPVKIDCTSVLRASGDVTVLDVSGTVQVKIPLVGGQIESLVRKLIGDMIGQDRDAIEKWLGDS, from the coding sequence ATGGCGAAAAGCTTCGACTACTCCGAACAGATCGCGTACCCGATCGACCGCGTGCACGGGACGGTGACGGACCGGGCGTTCTGGCAGCACCGGTTCGAGGAGGCGCCGGAGAAGCTCACCCTCGACGACAGCCGCGGCCCCGGCACGCTGACGGCGACGATGCGCGACACCATCGGCGCATCCTCCCTCCCCGGGCTGGTGCGCAAGGTCGTCTCCGGTGAACTGAAGGTCGAGCGGGCCGACGAATGGGGCGCACTCGACGGCGACCGTGCCGACGGCAGGATCAGCGGCAGCTCCACCGGGATCCCCGTCAAGATCGACTGCACGTCGGTGCTCCGCGCGTCGGGCGACGTCACCGTCCTCGACGTCTCCGGAACGGTGCAGGTCAAGATCCCGCTCGTCGGGGGACAGATCGAATCCCTCGTCAGGAAGCTGATCGGCGACATGATCGGGCAGGACCGCGACGCGATCGAGAAGTGGCTCGGCGACAGCTGA
- a CDS encoding HAD-IB family hydrolase, translated as MSDLRSLHDDIAAAVPGPATLAAFDLDGTLISGYSASVVYRDRLRRFDISVAELLRTTNAAVETRFRGADVGNLMRIGVESLAGRMEDEMQEWGQRLFRQEIARMIFSEVRGLLAAHRHAGHRVVMATSATPYQALSVAADLDIEPEDVLCTRPAILDGMLTGKLESAPLWGPAKAEALREYAVKHDADLGDSFAYSNGAEDIPMLKSVGHPVALNPDRKLAATARQNGWPSVNLRPPESGADPMSIARTTTAIGALMGAAAFGVSAGLLTQNRQTGANLVGSFGPDLALAICGINVRIKGRENAWSARPAVFMFNHQSSLDMLVIGSVIRRDVTGVAKKEAARDPRFIPVGALLDVAYIDRSDSTKARAALRPAVDKLQSGISIAIAPEGTRSPTPRLGKFKKGGFHLAMQAGVPIVPIVIHNAGERMWRNSLVAHPGTVDVDVLTPVPTDDWDLADLDRHVDEVRTLFEDCLHGGHR; from the coding sequence ATGAGCGATCTCCGCAGTCTCCACGACGACATCGCGGCCGCCGTCCCCGGTCCGGCTACCCTCGCGGCGTTCGACCTGGACGGCACGTTGATCAGCGGGTACTCCGCGAGCGTCGTCTACCGGGACCGCCTGCGGCGCTTCGACATCAGTGTGGCCGAACTTCTCCGCACCACCAACGCCGCGGTGGAGACCCGCTTCCGGGGCGCCGACGTCGGCAACCTGATGCGCATCGGGGTGGAGAGCCTGGCCGGACGCATGGAGGACGAGATGCAGGAGTGGGGGCAGCGGCTGTTCCGGCAGGAGATCGCGAGGATGATCTTCTCGGAGGTCCGCGGCCTGCTCGCCGCGCACCGGCACGCCGGCCACCGGGTGGTGATGGCCACGTCCGCCACCCCGTATCAGGCGTTGTCGGTGGCCGCCGACCTCGACATCGAACCCGAGGACGTGCTGTGCACCCGGCCCGCGATCCTGGACGGGATGCTCACCGGGAAGCTCGAATCGGCACCACTGTGGGGACCGGCGAAAGCCGAGGCACTGCGCGAGTACGCCGTCAAGCACGACGCCGATCTGGGTGACAGCTTCGCGTACTCCAACGGCGCGGAGGATATTCCGATGCTGAAGTCGGTGGGACATCCGGTGGCGCTGAACCCCGACCGCAAGCTGGCGGCCACCGCGCGGCAGAACGGGTGGCCGTCGGTGAATCTGCGACCTCCCGAGAGCGGCGCCGACCCGATGTCCATCGCCCGCACCACCACCGCGATAGGCGCGCTGATGGGCGCCGCGGCGTTCGGCGTCTCCGCGGGCCTGCTCACCCAGAACCGGCAGACCGGCGCCAACCTGGTCGGCAGCTTCGGACCGGATCTCGCGCTCGCGATCTGCGGCATCAACGTGCGCATCAAGGGCAGGGAGAACGCGTGGTCGGCGAGGCCCGCGGTCTTCATGTTCAACCACCAGAGTTCGCTCGACATGCTGGTGATCGGCAGCGTCATCCGGCGCGACGTCACCGGCGTCGCGAAGAAGGAGGCCGCGCGCGACCCCCGGTTCATTCCCGTGGGTGCCCTCCTCGACGTCGCCTACATCGACCGGTCGGACAGCACCAAGGCGCGGGCGGCCCTCCGCCCGGCCGTGGACAAACTGCAGTCCGGCATCTCGATCGCGATCGCCCCCGAGGGCACCCGATCACCGACCCCGCGTCTCGGCAAGTTCAAGAAGGGCGGATTCCACCTGGCCATGCAGGCGGGGGTGCCGATCGTGCCGATCGTCATCCACAACGCCGGCGAACGGATGTGGCGGAACTCGCTCGTCGCGCACCCCGGCACCGTCGACGTCGACGTCCTCACGCCCGTGCCGACCGACGATTGGGACCTCGCGGATCTCGACCGGCACGTCGACGAGGTGCGCACGCTGTTCGAGGACTGCCTGCACGGCGGGCACCGCTGA
- a CDS encoding glycerol-3-phosphate 1-O-acyltransferase, producing the protein MDEQTTRPRVYLIETMSEMEDDVLRTWLERQANDSGQPPPTVRVTDQALADLARRKDDPLLTPLRVVWLPKETHPDGAQRFRETLSLRDPLHPGQNMQRRVMRDDPARCQVLEGDPAPLSDLERRLAENGGGSLPDFIRRQAALTLERAERTVLGTQYKVSRFVVDEITDASRYHDGTHELSAQLNLPVAEVDRRARGALDEMVAAQSRRAIALWDQLGRYFSRAYRLDVDTTRLDQLRELNKEHSLVFLPSHRSYLDPLVLRPALIANDLPLNHVMGGLNINFWPIGPIGKRSGTVFIRRKIEGDEIYKWTLREYMRYLLTKRFNLEWYIEGGRSRTGKLRPPRFGLLNYLAKAFRDSGMSDVYLVPVSLTYDQLYEVGAMAAEAHGQAKSKESLRWLFGYVRAQGQRHGVAHVNVGRPMSLADYLGQEDDLRLAVQKTAFEVCHRINEVTPVTASSLVMLAFLGIEDRALTVAEVGGILGPLVDYITARSLPTAGDVDLTDPKVIRKAVRTHLDSGVLKSFDQGSERVFYLGRDQHLVAAFYRNNTIHFLVMRAIAEMVLRAAVDQQFTDPLEDGWNAALRIRDLLKFEFFFSEKDSFRKELRAELDLIDPAWESNLGDPQHAANLLSGMRIHLAHRVLQPFLEAYAVVAAQLLRTPVDRKFDEKAFMTACLALAEQRRLRQQIGSSESISAELFTTALKLARNRGLVEPNAENMAARRVEFEAELQTLIDQVLRIRAIAHENLDQMGGR; encoded by the coding sequence ATGGACGAGCAGACGACACGGCCACGGGTATATCTCATCGAGACGATGAGCGAGATGGAGGACGACGTTCTCCGCACGTGGCTGGAGCGGCAGGCGAACGACTCGGGTCAGCCGCCGCCCACCGTCCGCGTCACCGATCAGGCCCTCGCCGATCTGGCACGCCGGAAGGACGACCCGCTGCTCACCCCGCTCCGGGTGGTGTGGCTGCCGAAGGAGACCCATCCGGACGGCGCGCAGCGATTCCGGGAGACGCTGTCGCTGCGCGATCCGCTGCACCCGGGCCAGAACATGCAGCGCCGGGTGATGCGCGACGACCCGGCCCGGTGCCAGGTCCTGGAGGGCGACCCGGCCCCGCTCAGCGACCTCGAACGGCGGCTCGCCGAGAACGGCGGCGGGTCGCTTCCGGATTTCATCCGCCGCCAGGCGGCACTGACCCTGGAGCGGGCCGAGCGCACGGTGCTGGGCACGCAGTACAAGGTGTCGAGGTTCGTCGTCGACGAGATCACCGACGCCAGTCGGTACCACGACGGCACCCACGAACTGTCGGCCCAGTTGAATCTCCCCGTCGCCGAGGTGGATCGCCGTGCCCGCGGGGCGCTGGACGAGATGGTCGCCGCTCAGAGCCGGCGAGCCATCGCGCTGTGGGATCAGTTGGGCCGCTACTTCTCCCGCGCGTACCGTCTCGACGTCGACACCACCCGGCTCGACCAACTGCGGGAGCTGAACAAGGAACATTCCCTGGTGTTCCTGCCCAGCCACCGCTCGTACCTCGACCCGCTGGTGCTGCGGCCGGCGCTGATCGCGAACGACCTTCCGCTCAACCACGTGATGGGCGGGCTGAACATCAACTTCTGGCCGATCGGGCCGATCGGCAAGCGCAGCGGCACCGTGTTCATCCGCCGGAAGATCGAGGGCGACGAGATCTACAAGTGGACGCTCCGCGAGTACATGCGCTACCTGCTCACGAAGCGGTTCAACCTCGAGTGGTACATCGAGGGCGGGCGGAGCCGGACAGGCAAACTGCGGCCGCCGCGGTTCGGCCTGCTGAACTATCTCGCGAAAGCGTTCCGGGACAGCGGGATGTCCGACGTGTACCTCGTCCCGGTGTCGCTGACCTACGACCAGTTGTACGAGGTCGGCGCGATGGCGGCGGAGGCGCACGGCCAGGCGAAGAGCAAGGAGAGTCTGCGCTGGCTCTTCGGATACGTTCGGGCGCAAGGTCAACGGCACGGCGTCGCGCACGTCAACGTCGGCAGGCCGATGTCGCTGGCGGACTACCTCGGCCAGGAGGACGACCTGCGGCTCGCTGTGCAGAAGACGGCGTTCGAGGTGTGTCACCGCATCAACGAGGTCACCCCCGTCACGGCGTCGTCACTCGTCATGCTCGCGTTCCTCGGCATCGAGGACCGGGCGCTCACCGTCGCCGAGGTCGGCGGCATCCTCGGACCGCTCGTCGACTACATCACGGCGCGCTCGCTGCCCACCGCGGGCGACGTGGATCTGACGGATCCGAAGGTGATCCGCAAGGCCGTGCGCACCCATCTCGACTCCGGGGTCCTGAAGAGTTTCGACCAGGGCAGCGAGCGGGTGTTCTACCTCGGGCGCGATCAGCATCTCGTGGCAGCGTTCTACCGCAACAACACCATTCACTTCCTGGTGATGCGGGCGATCGCGGAGATGGTGCTGCGCGCCGCCGTCGATCAGCAGTTCACCGACCCACTCGAGGACGGATGGAATGCGGCGCTCCGCATCCGCGACCTCCTCAAGTTCGAATTCTTCTTCAGCGAAAAAGACAGTTTCCGGAAGGAACTGCGCGCCGAACTGGACCTGATCGACCCGGCCTGGGAGTCGAACCTCGGTGACCCCCAGCATGCGGCGAACCTGTTGTCCGGGATGCGCATTCACCTGGCGCACCGGGTTCTGCAGCCGTTCCTGGAGGCGTACGCGGTGGTCGCGGCTCAGTTGCTGCGCACCCCCGTGGACCGGAAGTTCGACGAGAAGGCATTCATGACGGCGTGCCTCGCGCTCGCCGAGCAGCGACGACTCCGGCAGCAGATCGGGAGCAGCGAGTCAATTTCGGCCGAACTCTTCACGACTGCACTCAAGCTGGCGCGGAACCGGGGCCTGGTCGAACCGAACGCCGAGAACATGGCGGCCCGGCGGGTCGAGTTCGAGGCCGAACTCCAAACCCTGATCGACCAGGTGCTCCGCATCCGGGCCATCGCACACGAGAATCTCGACCAGATGGGTGGTAGGTGA
- a CDS encoding FABP family protein, with translation MDENSTLSPAHTDATASSSATAPPVRSVPPALAPFAGLWRGEGEGAYPTIDDFAYTEEIEFAPSGKPFLAYRSRTWEAGTGRPLHSESGFLRLVAEDEAELLVAQPTGFTEIHRGQIREGIIELSMVALSASPDAKPVHSIRRQLSVRGGDLTYDLWMAHDLTPLTHHLHGHLRRD, from the coding sequence ATGGACGAGAACTCGACTCTCTCGCCGGCGCACACGGATGCGACGGCGAGTTCGTCTGCGACCGCACCACCGGTTCGGTCCGTCCCGCCCGCCCTGGCGCCGTTCGCCGGTCTGTGGCGCGGCGAGGGCGAGGGCGCGTATCCGACGATCGACGACTTCGCGTACACGGAGGAGATCGAATTCGCTCCCAGTGGTAAACCGTTCCTGGCGTACCGGTCTCGGACGTGGGAGGCGGGCACCGGGCGGCCGTTGCACTCGGAGTCCGGGTTTCTGCGGCTCGTCGCCGAGGACGAGGCGGAATTGCTCGTCGCCCAGCCGACCGGGTTCACCGAGATCCACCGCGGTCAGATCCGGGAGGGCATCATCGAGTTGTCGATGGTGGCGCTGAGCGCGTCCCCGGACGCCAAACCGGTGCACAGCATCCGGCGGCAGTTGTCGGTGCGCGGCGGCGACCTCACCTACGACCTGTGGATGGCGCACGACCTGACTCCGCTCACGCACCACCTCCACGGTCATCTCCGCCGCGACTGA
- the soxR gene encoding redox-sensitive transcriptional activator SoxR, translated as MEMPEWRAKELTPGQLSERSGVAVSALHFYEREGLITSRRTSGNQRRYRRDTLRRVAFIRIAQRVGIPLAEIRDALATLPEGRTPNRKDWEKLSTRWHADLDQRIEQLIRLRDNLTGCIGCGCLSLGSCAIVNSHDRLGTAGPGARTLDVELDGPAPGA; from the coding sequence GTGGAGATGCCCGAGTGGAGAGCGAAGGAACTGACGCCGGGACAGCTGTCGGAGCGCAGTGGCGTCGCGGTGTCGGCGTTGCATTTCTACGAGCGCGAGGGGCTGATCACCAGCAGGCGGACGTCCGGCAATCAGCGTCGGTATCGCCGGGACACGCTGCGGCGGGTCGCGTTCATCCGCATCGCCCAGCGGGTCGGGATTCCGCTGGCCGAGATCCGGGACGCCCTCGCGACCCTCCCCGAGGGCCGCACCCCGAACCGGAAGGACTGGGAGAAGCTGTCGACGCGGTGGCACGCGGATCTGGATCAGCGGATCGAGCAGTTGATCCGGCTCCGCGACAACCTGACCGGCTGCATCGGCTGCGGGTGCCTGTCGCTGGGGAGTTGCGCGATCGTCAACAGCCACGACCGGCTGGGCACGGCGGGACCGGGTGCCCGCACGCTGGACGTCGAACTGGACGGCCCCGCGCCCGGGGCGTGA
- a CDS encoding SDR family oxidoreductase, translated as MAIKTLDGKKCLITGAGSGIGQATALAAAAEGAELFLTDINEIGLAQTVEQVGSGGGTVSFSRALDVSDYDAVTAFAADVHEQFGSLDVVMNVAGISAWGTVENLEHRHWKSMVDVNLMGPIHIIESFVPRMVRAGRGGHLVNVSSAAGLLALPWHAAYSASKFGLRGVSEVLRFDLKRHGIGVSLVVPGAVKTPLVGTVEIAGVDRDDPRIRKAIHRFEKRAVTPEKVASCIIAGVKKDRYLVYTSPDIRFGYWWARKFSPPYDFVMQRANDQFSKFL; from the coding sequence ATGGCGATCAAGACGCTGGACGGCAAGAAGTGCCTGATCACGGGTGCAGGTAGCGGAATCGGGCAGGCAACCGCCCTGGCTGCCGCGGCGGAGGGCGCCGAACTGTTCCTCACCGACATCAACGAAATCGGCCTGGCGCAGACGGTCGAGCAGGTCGGCAGCGGTGGGGGCACCGTGAGTTTCTCGCGTGCGCTCGACGTGTCCGACTACGACGCGGTTACCGCATTCGCCGCCGACGTCCACGAACAGTTCGGCAGCCTCGACGTCGTGATGAACGTCGCCGGCATCTCCGCGTGGGGGACGGTCGAGAATCTCGAACACCGTCACTGGAAGTCCATGGTGGACGTCAATCTGATGGGTCCGATCCACATCATCGAGAGTTTCGTGCCTCGGATGGTGCGGGCGGGACGCGGCGGTCACCTGGTCAACGTCTCTTCTGCCGCCGGTCTCCTGGCGCTTCCGTGGCATGCGGCGTACAGCGCAAGCAAATTCGGGCTCCGCGGAGTCTCGGAGGTTCTGCGGTTCGACCTCAAACGGCACGGCATCGGCGTGAGCCTCGTGGTTCCCGGCGCGGTCAAGACACCGCTGGTGGGCACCGTCGAGATCGCAGGTGTCGACCGCGACGATCCGCGCATCCGGAAGGCGATCCACCGCTTCGAGAAGCGGGCCGTCACGCCCGAAAAGGTGGCGTCCTGCATCATCGCCGGCGTCAAGAAGGACCGGTACCTGGTGTACACGTCGCCGGACATCCGGTTCGGCTACTGGTGGGCCCGCAAGTTCTCGCCGCCGTACGACTTCGTGATGCAGCGGGCGAACGACCAGTTCAGCAAATTCCTGTAG
- a CDS encoding ABC transporter ATP-binding protein encodes MSATGPVSTQQAPEPSLLPRIWALLRPYRGWLALVAAAIVVSSLLGIVNPFLTKAVFDRALFPTDGSGVHLTLLLWLVVAMIVVTLAGSVIGVGQSYLTTKVGNLSMADLRERLFAHLEKMELAFFTSTKTGSIQSRLANDVGGVRSVLTSTASSILSNVVTVTASLVAMLLLSWQLTLLAVALLPGFVYLQRRVGARRRVLARKTQESLSDMTAITEEALSVSGVLLTKVFNQADTELDRYRTENARQTELQVRQAMTGQGFFAVVSSFMAITPALVYLLAGYLVSGGSAALSAGTLVAFSTLQARLLQPLVSLMRVTLDVQTSMALFRRIFEYLDLQPAIVNRPDAVELPADSPGRVELDDVYFAYPAPVRLATADPDPVALRSLGRGGGGGGMRGVTTVASRFPAAAAPDTAPAERRSRRWAVAGTSLEIEPGQLAAFVGPSGAGKTTLCYLVPRLYEVDSGAVLVDGHDVRDLTMSSLAEAVGMVTQDPYLFHASIADNLRYAKPDAADTELQAAAAAANIHDRILGFDDGYDTLVGERGFRLSGGEKQRLAIARVLLKNPRVLILDEATSALDTVSERLVQRALGEVMRGRTTLAIAHRLSTIQHADVIFVIDEGTLIERGTHTELLARQGLYARLHAEQFGAGQVECRCTDGVRFTDGTVLRAGEA; translated from the coding sequence ATGTCCGCGACCGGTCCCGTATCCACACAGCAGGCGCCCGAGCCTTCGCTGCTCCCCCGCATCTGGGCGCTCCTGCGCCCCTACCGCGGGTGGCTGGCACTCGTCGCGGCCGCGATCGTCGTCTCTTCGCTGCTCGGCATCGTGAATCCCTTCCTCACGAAAGCCGTGTTCGACCGCGCACTGTTCCCCACCGACGGCAGCGGCGTGCATCTGACGCTGCTGCTGTGGCTGGTGGTGGCCATGATCGTGGTGACGCTGGCGGGTTCGGTGATCGGCGTCGGTCAGAGTTACCTCACCACCAAGGTCGGCAACCTGTCGATGGCGGATCTGCGGGAACGCCTGTTCGCCCATCTCGAAAAGATGGAACTGGCCTTCTTCACCTCCACCAAGACCGGCTCGATCCAATCGCGTCTGGCCAACGACGTCGGAGGGGTGCGGTCCGTCCTCACATCCACGGCGTCGAGCATCCTCTCGAACGTCGTCACCGTCACGGCGTCGCTCGTCGCGATGCTGCTGCTGTCGTGGCAGTTGACGCTGCTCGCGGTGGCGTTGCTCCCCGGTTTCGTCTACCTGCAGCGGCGGGTCGGCGCCCGGCGGCGGGTTCTGGCGCGCAAGACTCAGGAGTCGTTGTCGGACATGACCGCGATCACCGAGGAAGCGCTGAGCGTGTCGGGTGTGCTGCTGACGAAGGTGTTCAACCAGGCCGACACCGAACTCGACCGGTATCGGACCGAGAACGCCCGGCAGACGGAACTTCAGGTGCGCCAAGCCATGACGGGGCAGGGCTTCTTCGCCGTCGTGAGCTCGTTCATGGCGATCACGCCCGCCCTCGTCTACCTGCTGGCCGGGTATCTCGTCAGCGGCGGGTCCGCGGCGCTCTCGGCGGGCACGCTCGTCGCGTTCTCGACGCTGCAGGCCAGGTTGCTGCAACCGTTGGTCTCGCTGATGCGGGTCACCCTCGACGTCCAGACGTCGATGGCGTTGTTCCGCCGCATCTTCGAGTACCTCGACCTGCAACCCGCGATCGTGAACCGGCCGGACGCCGTCGAACTGCCCGCGGACTCCCCCGGGCGGGTGGAACTGGACGACGTGTATTTCGCGTACCCCGCGCCCGTGCGCCTGGCCACCGCGGATCCCGACCCGGTGGCTCTGCGCAGCCTGGGCCGCGGCGGTGGGGGCGGCGGCATGCGCGGCGTCACGACCGTCGCGTCTCGGTTCCCGGCCGCGGCGGCACCCGACACCGCACCGGCGGAACGTCGCAGCAGGCGCTGGGCGGTCGCGGGCACGTCACTGGAGATCGAACCCGGTCAGCTCGCCGCGTTCGTCGGACCGTCCGGCGCAGGCAAGACCACGCTCTGCTACCTCGTGCCGCGCCTGTACGAGGTGGATAGCGGCGCCGTCCTCGTCGACGGCCACGACGTGCGCGATTTGACCATGAGTTCACTCGCCGAGGCGGTCGGAATGGTCACCCAGGACCCGTACCTGTTCCACGCCTCGATCGCCGACAACCTTCGGTACGCCAAACCGGACGCGGCGGATACCGAATTGCAGGCGGCCGCCGCGGCCGCCAACATCCACGACCGCATCCTCGGATTCGACGACGGCTACGACACCCTGGTCGGGGAAAGAGGATTCCGCCTCTCCGGCGGCGAGAAGCAACGCCTGGCCATCGCCCGGGTGCTGCTGAAGAATCCTCGCGTGCTGATCCTCGACGAGGCGACGTCCGCGCTCGACACGGTCTCCGAGCGACTCGTCCAGCGCGCCCTCGGCGAGGTGATGCGCGGACGCACCACCCTCGCGATCGCCCACCGGCTGTCCACGATTCAGCACGCCGACGTGATCTTCGTGATCGACGAAGGAACGTTGATCGAGCGCGGCACGCACACCGAACTCCTTGCGCGGCAAGGGTTGTACGCGCGCCTCCACGCCGAGCAGTTCGGCGCCGGGCAGGTCGAGTGCCGGTGCACGGACGGCGTCCGATTCACCGACGGCACCGTGCTCCGCGCCGGCGAGGCGTAG